Part of the Tolypothrix sp. PCC 7910 genome, TGATATATTCAAACCAAATGTGACCATTGGCTTCTTGAACCATTGTGTAAACTACTACGGAAATCTTTTGGCTAAAATTCTGCAACCACCTTTCGCTGCGTCGCAAAGCGGCTTCTGATTGTTTGCGATTGGTGATATCCATAGCAATTCCCATTAGCCGCACAGGTTTTCCTTGTTTATCCAGTACACAAGCGCCTCTGGCATACAACCAATGCATACTGCCATCTCGCCAGATTAGACGATACTCGATGTCATAGGAAGAACCTTGTGTTAAGGCTTGCCGGACTTCTTGCACCACATAGTCTTGATCCTCGGGATGAACACAATTCAAGAACAACTCGAAGGTCGGATAAGGACTAATTTCTTTGCCGTTTAGATCTAGAACACGACCTTGAGCATCGCTTTGAAAGCCAAATAGCTGATATTCTTCAGGCGACCAGTGGACGATGTTCTTCTCTATATCCCAGTCCCAAGTTCCCATTTTGGCGGCAGAAAGCGCCATTTGGAGTTTAGCAGTTCGTTCTTGAACTCGCTGTTCTAGCTCTTGGTTGAGTTGTTGCAATGCAGCTTCAGCACGTTGGCGATCGCGCAGTTCTTGCTGCACTTGTTGATAGAGTTGTGCTTGCTGAATTGCGATCGCTAACTGATCTGCTATTTTTCCAGCGATTTCTGTCTCTTTTTGGCTCCAAGGCGCTTCTGTAGCAGGCTTAGATATCGATAAGCTGCCCCAAATTTTACCGTTAACAACAATGGGTGTTAACAACCATGCAGGAGGAGCAAGCTGTGAAATCTTGAGATTAATTGGATCTTGAATGCTATCTAATGTATCTACCTGCACTACCCGGAGTTGTTTGAGTTGTGCAGCATAGGGGTTGTCTTGATCGGGAATTTCTAACCCTGTTGTATCTGTTAGTGATGCATCTTGGCGATGAGCTGCCAGCACTTGCCAACATTGGCGTTCTGGTAAATACTGCACAATAGTAGTTCTCTGAAGCCCCAACAATTGAGTAATTTCAGCTATTGTGGTAAAAAAAATCGTCGATAAATCCAGGGAACTACGAATTCTCTGGACTACTCGATTTAAAGTTTGTTCTTGCTGTGCCTGAAGCTGTAAAGCAATTTGGGCGGCTTTGCGCTCGGTAACATCTCGTGAAATACATAGTATTGACTCAATCACGTTGTCACGAGTCAACTCAGGTGCAATTACCATTTCAAAGGAACGCACTCCTTTCAGTGTCGGGGTTTCAAATTCAATAATCTGCTTTTGCCCTGTTTCTAGTAGCGCTTGGGCCGCAGTTTCCCAAGAGTTAATCATTGCCTCTGGCATTCCTAATTCCCGGCAGGTTTTACCTAAAAACACTTCTTTAGGAATACCTGTGAGTTTTGTGAGGGCTGGACTAGTGTAAAGATGTCGTAACTGGGTATCGAAGCGTTCAATAATATCAGGAGAATGTTCCACCAAAGTTTGGTATAGCTGTCGCGACTCTTGCAACGCCGTTTTGGCGGCTTTACGAGCCGTAATATCTGTGACAAAGCCCTCTAAACAAAGGAGTTCACCATTGTCTGAAAATATACCCCGTCCCCGTTCCCAAACCCATTTTTCAGATCCTGATTTCGTAATAATCCGAAACTCAAACTCATAGGGTTGCTGAAGTGTAACTGCTTGCTGAACCATTTCCCAGATGCGATCGCGGTCATCGGGATGAATTTTTTGCCCACCAGAAATTGTGCGTTCTATTAAATACTCTTCTTGGCGATAACCAGTAACATTAAATACGCCTTCACTGATAAATTCAGGAGTGTAATTGCGATCGTTCGCCACTCGATACACATAACCAGGTAGGTTACTAATCAAAGTAGTTAAGCGACGTTCGCTATTTTGTAAAGCTTGATCTGCAAGCAACTTAGTTTGAGTTTTCTCCCAAACACTCATAACTGCTTGCGTCAATCGGCTGAGATTTACGGGTGACTTGATTAGATAATCATCCAACCCTGTTTTCATAGCTGCAACAGCAATTTCCTCGCTACCAGCATTTGTAAACATAATTACAGGGCAATTGCTGCTGTAGGCTTTGAGAGTCTGCAAAACATCCAGTCCGTTTGTCCACGGTAACTGATAATCAGTGATGACCAAATCAAAATTACGCTCTGCAATCGCCTGTGCTAACTCATCAGCATTCACAATTTCTTCAATGTGAAGTCCTGGTAAATCTTGAGTTAGTGCTAGGACAATGAGAGCGCGATCCTCTGGGTTAGCATCGATTAGCAGAATTCTTTGCATTAACTGCTCTCGGCTCATGAACGTCAGTTTCCAATACCCTTAAAAAGAAATATATATATTTTGATGTTGATCGTAATATATCCAGTTAAGCGGCACTAGCTATGAAAGCTGAAGTCATAAAAATTCTTATAAAAATACACTTGATGGTTGCGTAGTTAGGTATCCATTAATTCTTTCTGCTCTGTCCCCTCTCTACGCAAGTGATTTCAGCAATTAAATTTGATTCCTATAGTTACAATTTCAACAACGGCAGTATGACAGTAAAAGTCGTACCTATGCCTACTTTGCTATCAACAAAAATCTCTCCGCCATGTGCATCAACACATTTTTTCACAATCGCTAAACCTAAGCCTGTACCAGGAATGGAACCCACGTTTCCGGCGCGCTGAAAAGGCTGAAACAAGCGTTGTTGGTCTAATTCAGGAATGCCAATACCCTGATCTTGAATGCGAAAGGCGATCGCATTTTGTTGACCAATGAGTTCAAAATTTACTGTACTCCCTGGTGGTGAATATTTAATTGCATTGGTGAGTAAATTGCCTAAAATGTGGCGTAGTAGGCTCTCGTCCCACAGTGCATCTTCTATAGTTCCACTACTGTGAAAAGCCACAGCAATCTGTTTTGCTCCACTAGCCAGTTGAATTTCATCAACTATTTGCAGACAAAAAGCTTCTAAATTTAGACATATCAAATCGCATTGTAATCTCCCAGAATCAGCTTGACCAATTAAAGAAACTTCATCCAAAAGCTGCGCCATGTTTTTGATGGCGGCGCGAATCATTTGGAAGTGAGAGTGTTTTTTTTCTGTAGTTAATTGATTTTCGTTGTCCTGTAGCAATCCAGCGGCCAGCAGAATAGTGTTGAGGGGATTGCGAATGTCATGAGAAAGCATGGAAACAAATTCTGATTTGAACTGGTTAAGTTCTTTAGCTCTTACCAGTTCAGCTGTACGTTCTTCAACCCGATTTTCTAATGTTTGATTGGTTGTACGTAATGATTCTAAAACCTGCTTGCGCTCAATTGCATAATGTATGGAGCGCACTAACAAATCTACATTCACTTGGCGCTTGACTAAATAATCTTGTGCGCCTTGTCGCACTGCTTCAATTGCTAGTGCGTCGTCATTAGTATTTGTTAATACAACAATCGGAATACTAGGCAAACAGTTAATTAATTTTGGCAAGGATGATAATCCCTCACTATCAGGTAGTGTGAGATCCAACAAAATGACATCGTAAGCCCCAAATAACTCGTTTCTGCTTAATTCCTTAACTCCATCTTGCAAGCGCTGAACATGAACAACACTAAACTCTTTAGATTGGGCTTGCTTGAGAAACTCTTGTAACAATCTCGCTTCTGCCAAGTTGTCCTCAATCAACAAGATTTTTACGGAGCCTGTCACCGTCATTTTTTGGTTTCACCTCCCGATTTGGTATTTGGTCTTTGGTGTTTGGTGTTTGTATTTATTATTCCCATTACCCATTACCCATTACCCATTACCAATTACCCATTACCCAACCCCCAATCTCTACTCCGACGGCAATGTTGCAGTAGAGAGCCAGAATTCTTCAATACCTTTGACGATTTGAAAAAGCTGGCTCAGGTTGCGAGATTTGGTGATGTAGCAATTGACGTGCAAGTCGTAACTATGAAAAATATCGTCCTCGTTTCTGGAGGTGGTTAGCACGACTACAGGAATGCGTTTGAGTGTGGGGTCGCTTTTGATTTCAGCTAATACTTCACGACCATCTTTTTTAGGCAGGTTCAAATCCAAGAGGATGAGGTCAGGACGCGGTGCATTGGCATATTCGCCTTCTTGACGTAAATAGGCCATCGCTTCCATACCATCTCTGACCGTCACTACTTGGTGTGGTACAGTGCTGTTTTTTAGCGCTTCTTGGATTAAGCGGATATCAGCTTTGTTATCCTCGACCAAAAAGATCTGTTTGTGTTTTTCTTCCGTTTCTACGCTCACGCTCGCGGCCTCCAACTGGAATCGTAAAGTAGAAGGTAGCACCTTCGCCGAGTTGTGACTCTACCCAGATTCGTCCCCGATGGCATTCGATAATTTTCTTACAGATTGCTAGGCCCATGCCTGTACCGGGATACTCTTCTCTGGTGTGTAGGCGCTGAAAGATGACGAAAATGCGATCGCTAAATCTTGGTTCTAAGCCAATACCATTATCCCGGACTGAGAATAGCCACTCATCTTCTAACCTTTCGGCTCCGATGTGAATTTGTGGTGGTTGTTCGCTGCGGAATTTAATGGCGTTGGCGATGAGGTTTTGAAATAGCTGCATCAATTGTGTACTATCAGCCATCACAGTTGGTAAGGGGTCATGGGTAATCATAGCCCCAGTTTCATGAATGCGCCCACGCAAATTGCTGAGGGTGCGGTTTAACGGCGTTGTTACCTCAGTTAACCCAAAGGCGATCGCCTGCATATCTACTTTGGAGTATGCTAGTACGTCATCTATCAGGGTTTGCATGAGGCTGACTCCCTCAACGGCGAAGTTGATAAATTCTTTTGCGTCTTCGTCAAGTTCGTCTTCGTAGCGCATCTCTAACAGTTGCACATAGTTTGCTACTTGATTTAACGGTTCTTGTAAATCATGGGAGGCGACATAAGCAAACTTTTTCAATTCCGCATTCGAGCGTTCTAAGTCGTGCGCTAACTGAGCCAGTTCATCGGCCTGACGCAGCACAATATTAATGATGGCTTTGCGTAATTCCAGTGCAGCTTGGATTTCTACAGATTTCCAGCGTAGAGATGTTAACTGAACGGTTTCTTTCCACAATTCAAAGGATTTACGCGGCACTAAGCGCATATTTCCTTCTGTTTGGCTGACTTCAAATGCTTCATTGGGATTACCACCCCAATTTACTGTTTGAATGACTTCTGGGCGAAACCATAAAACATAGTTGCGCTTGGAAATAGGAATCGCTAATAAACCACTAGCAACGTTTTTAAACTTTTCCGCGTCTGGATAAATCCGGGGTAAGGAATCTGTGTAGAATACTTCCTCATGGACATTATTTTTCAGCCATTGCAGTAAAAAGCTGAGGTCTTCTTCTTTGGGAGTTTCGCCAATTACCGTACAGCGATCGCCAAAACAAACAGCCGCACCTTGAGCGCTGGTTAAATTCAATAAATTTGGTTTATGTTTAACCAACCCATCAATAAAGTTTTCCTCTTGTGACATATATTCCATCAAAACTGATTGAATATATGTCAAATTCATCTGATAGCCGTAATCTTCTGTTTCTTCTCTGGTGGAGATTTCTGTAAATATGACTCTACCTAAAAATTCGCAGGCTTTCCGCAATTCATAAGAAACATATTTAGGTGTTTGGTGATGACAAGCAATTAATCCCCAAAGTTGACCATCTTTAATCAAAGAGATGGTTAAAGAAGCACCGACACCCATGTTGTGTAAGTACTCTAAATGACAAGCCGCAGCATTTCTGAGAATTGAGTTCGTTAAATCAATTGCTTGTTGGCTTTGGGGATGATTTATCGGCAGAATTTGTACTGGTTCTGCATGAGCATCGGGGATTAATCTGATGAAATTAGAAGCAAATAGCTTTCTCGCTGGTTTGGGAATGTCTGACTCTGGATAATGTAAACCTAAATAAGGTTCCATGCTGTCTAACTTTTCTTCAGCTATGACCGAGCCATGCCCATCATCATCAAATTTATAGAGCATCACTCTATCAAACCCAGTCACGTTGCGGACTTCTTGGACAATAATTTGGCAGAAATCGCGCAGGTTTGTAGTTTTTTCTAGCTGGTTAATGGAAGCTCTTGCTAGATGGTAAAAACTTAAAAATGGAATATTTTCTTGAGAAATTGCTGGTTCTAATTCTAAAATCAAAATTCCTTCGGGATTGCGATGAAATACGGCATCAAATACTACGTATTCATCACCTTTTTTTCTGATCCAGATTTTCGTCGGGTTAATATAATCAAGATTGCCATCTAATATTCCGGCTTTAATTCTTTGGATTTGGAAGGGATCGAGTAAGTCTTCTAATTTTTTTTGCAATACCTCTTCGGGCAATATCCCGAAAACACTCCAAGTATTACTACTAACTTGTAATATCTTAAGCTCTGGTTCCCCTAATACCAAGAGGACACCGTGAGGCTGAATTTGACTAGAAACGTGAATAGCTGCTTCTTTCAAGCTATTAACATTAATACTTTGTGCTTGGAATTCGGATACCATTAAGATTCTCCTCTAGTTTACCGGAGCATCAAAAGCAGAGTATCAATAAATGTTAACCATTTACTGAAGTTTGCACCCTACTTAGATGTGGAAATTGAACTGCAGATGTTGGGAAGGAATGCTCGCAATTCACCAGTTGCCACGGGCAAAAGATAAAAAATACAAATTATAAAAACCTTATAAATTCACAAATTAACAAAAGTTGGTCATTTATTTGACTATATAGCTAATTCTCTGAAGCTGCACTACTTGACTCATTCTGATGTTGTTAATCTTTTACTTTTACGTGGCATCACGCAGTATCTCCCTTGTCTGCTTGCATTCACAGTTTAACAGGCAGTCAAGTTTTGTAGAGATAAGATATATGAATAACAGGTGATTAATTGATTCGTTTGTATGTAGTTGTGTTACGTATTTTCTATTGTTAAATCATTGTTAAATATTATCACATGCACGCAGAAAGTAAGTGATAACTGTCGATAAAGGCAGATAATGGCTGGTTAATTGTTTATATAGATTAATTGAGAAAATGCAGTAATCAATAGCAGCAAGCTCAACAATTTTCTATTGTAGTTACTGCTATATATCAATACAGTTCAGATAAGAGCATTAGTGATTAATTTGTCAGTTGTGAAAACAGCTAGATCAATTGGGGGATTCTCCCCCAAACCCTCGATTGGGTGACGGTTGCGTCCCCCAAACCCCCTCCAAAATGATTTTTTTGTTGACATTTAAGGGTAATTTGCCGGACATCATATTATGGCTTGTTGTGTATTTTTTGGAAAAATTCTGCATTTATAGCGCCATAACGCACCACGCATGATTAAATCCAGGAATTAAACAACATCCGGAGTTTATAACCCTCGGAAGTAAGAGGTAAGCCTAAATAAATTGGCATCCAGAAGATAAAAGCAGCCAAAATCATAAAACTAATTGTGACCCCTAATGCTCGGAGTTGGCGGTGATAGCTGCGAAGACATTGATCGACAAACCAGGCGATCGCTAAAAATACAAAGACTACCGCACAGATATAATGGTAAATAAACACGCATCTCGTGACTTTTACCCAGGGTAATAAATTAGCTGCATAATTTATGACTATGTACAAAGCAATCCAGGTATCCACAGCAAGATTGCCAGGTATAGCTAAACGCTGGTTTTTAAACATGGGAATTGCTAATTTTGACAACAGTATTGTGGCTATAAATAATATGGCAGCCATCCCAAACCACCATAAAAACGGATTACCCATTGCATGGACATCATATATTACCTGTCCATCAGCAGCAGGTAAATTCGGCCCCATCACAGGTAATGGATCGCTGAAATTACGCGCCGTTTGATAATAATAAGCCATCGGTCGCGTCATGAAAGGCCATTTATACCAAGCTGCACAATAAGGATGCACGGCTGGAGTATTACCACCCATGTGCAAGTGAAAGTTTAAAATTTGCCGATGTACTTCAATAAAATCGAATCTTGTATCTAAACGCAGATGAGGAATCCAAATCAAGCTATAGACTATAGACGGGATGATTCCTAAATAAGAGATCATCTGCCAAATATTTAGCTGAGTCAGATTTTGTAGCGGTGTCTGAACTTTGGTTAATAATGGTTCTGTAGCTGCTTTATCTATACTTCCAAAAAGGCTTTTTTGGCTAGTCCAAGAATGTAAAAACCGAATTAACCAAGCTGTTATCCAAAGTAAATAAGCACCTAACAAGAACCATAAACCATTCCATTTAGTACCAGTTGAAGCACCAAAAGCAATACCAGATGCAATTAACCATAAAGCACGGCGCTGTTTTTGATTTTCTAAGGCTAATAATAAAAACCATTGCCCTAAAAGACCAAAGATAACAATATAAATATTATTGAGTGCATAACGAGATTCCACCAAAAATAGACCATCACAAGCAGTAAAGAAGCCTGCTAGTAAAGCAAAGCTGCGGCGATGACTAATTTGATAAGCAATAGCAGCGACAACTACAGGAATAAATGAACCAGTGAGAGCATTTATCCAACGATAATTCCAAGGCGATAATAAAGAACCTGCTAGCCCATTAACTGGTTCTTGCCCAAAATGAAAATGACTACCAAGCCAAATGCCGATACCAATAATATATTGACTTAATGGCGGATGAGCATTGAAAAACGGCTTATTGATGAGATAGTTATTACCAAATGTGGCGAAATAAACTTCATCAAATACAAGAGTATTGAATCTACTCAATCCCCAAAAACGCAAAGCGAATGAGAAGAGAAATATACTTGCTAACCCAATTCGGAACCATTTTTTATTTGTCATTGGTCATTTGTCATTGGTCATTTGTCATTTGTCATTTGGTATTTGGTATTTGTTAAGAGGCAAGGGTCAAAAATAATAGGGAATTGGTAATGGGTAATTGGTAATGGGTAATGGGTAATTTTTTCTCTCCTGCTCTCTTCACCCTCATCTCTCTTGCATTCAGAATTTATCGGGGGTTAATGATTTGTTGTTTAACTAACTCGATCGCGATCGCAACTACTGTATTCGGATCAATTGGCTTAACGATATGCCTTTGAAAACCTGCGGCGATCGCTTTTTGCTGGTTCAATTCTCCCGCATAAGCAGTTAAGGCGATCGCGGGCAGAAATTGATCTGGCTGTGAGGCGCGAATAGTTTGCATGAGCATATAACCATCCATCTCTGGCATACCAATATCGCTAATTAATAAGTCGGGAACTGCTTGTGCTAAAACTTTGAGCGCTTCTGCTCCGGAGGCTACGGTTGTCACTGTTGCTTGATGTTGTGTGAGCACAAAGGTGAGAAACTCACGGGAGTCTGGCTCGTCATCCACGACTAAAATATTGATACCCTCGAGATTGACATTTTGTTGCTCTGATGCTGGTAATGCAAGTGTCGGCACCGCATTTTTTGCTAAGGGTATATACACTGTAAAAGTTGCACCTTGTCCTTCGCCAGGACTAACCACTCCTACAGTACCACCATGCAGTTCTACTAGCTGGCGCACAATCGCCAATCCCAACCCCAAACCCCCAAATTGACGAGTGGTGGAACCGTCTTCTTGTTGGAAATGTTCAAATACATAGGGCAAAAACTCAGCACTAATACCTTTGCCTGTATCTCGTACCTGAATTTGGGCATTTGTGCCCACACAGGTTAAACCAACTTCTATTTTTCCACCTGAGGGGGTAAATTTCACAGCGTTGGATAAGATATTCCACACTACCTGCTGTAATCTTGTGGCATCCCCAATGACGCTGACCTTTGGGGTTATATGGGTGTGAATTTCTAAGGACTTAGCCTCAGCGGCTAATCGCACCGTTTCTAAAGCTGATGAAATGATGCTACATAAATCCAGGGGGATGGCATTTAAGACCAATTTACCCCGGAGAATCCGCGAAACATCCAGCAAATCGTCAATTAGTTGTACTTGTAACTTGGCGTTGCGCTCGATTGTCGCCAGTGCTTCGGCGGTGGCGCTGGGGCTGAGTTTACCATTTTGCAACAACTTCGACCAACCAAGAATTGGGTTGAGGGGGGAGCGTAATTCGTGAGAGAGGACGGCGAGAAATTCATCTTTAATGCGGCTGGCTCTTTCGGCTTCTTCACGGGCGGCGCGTTCCCGTAGCAGTAATAGTTCTCGCTCTTGTTCAACTTGTTTGCGATCGCTAATATCCTCAGCAACGCCAGCGATGCGGTATGCTTGTCCATCCTCATCGCGGACTAAAAAACCGCGATCGCGTATCCAGCGAATCGTCCCATCAGGGCGGACAATGCGGTATTCTTCTGTATGATTACCGTTAGTTATGCATTTCTCTGTAGCTTTGATTACTAAGTCTCTATCATCTGGGTGAATCGTCTCTATCCAACTGCTTAAGTTGTGATAAAGAATTTCTGGGGAACGCCCCCAAACTTGCTCATAAGCAGGACTGACATAAAGTAATTTGTTTGCTGTAGCATCGGATAGCCAAAAGACGCTTTCAATTGTCTCTGCCATTTGCCGAAAGCGTTCTTCGCTATCACGCAGAGATGCTTCGATTTGTTGGCGATCGCTCAATGCAGCTTCGGCTTGCATCCGTAAGTCTTTTTCGCGCAATTGTGCTTCTTGCCGTAGGTGCGATAATTTTAGGCTTGCTTCTACACGTGCCAGTAATTCTTTGGCTGAAAATGGCTTAACAATATAATCATCGGCTCCAGCTGCTAGTCCTTCAATCCGCGATTCTTCCCCGGCTCTAGCTGACAATAAAATTATCGGGATATATTGAGTTTTGGGCTCGTTACGTAGCGATCGCAATAATTCAAAGCCATCAATTCCTGGCATCATCACATCAGTTAACACCAAATCGGGTGGATTTTCCCTGATTGCATTCAACGCCGCATTTCCATCCCCTACCGTCTCTACCTGATAGTAATCACTCAAAAACCGCTTGAGATAATCGCGCATATCCGCATTATCATCAGCCAAGAGAATCCGAGATGGGGAGGCTGGGGGAGTTGGGGAAGAATCGATAATAAATTCTCCCCCTGCTTGTAGAGACGCGATTAATCGCGTCTCTACCCTGCTCTCTTGCGTTCCCCAACGCCGCGCTTCCTCGACATAGGGAGTTGCGCCTAAAGCTGTGGAAGGTGATGTGCGACTAGCGTGGAGGGATTCTGTGGGTAAGTGCTCATAGCCTGTAGGAATTGTCACTGTAAAACAGCTTCCCCCTCCCCAAACACTGGTAACGCTCACCTTTCCACCATGAAGTTCTACAATTTCTCGCACTAGCGATAATCCAATTCCTGAACCTTCAAAACTTCGCCCGTGGGAACCTTTAATCCGATGAAATCGCTTAAATAAATTGGGAATTTCTTGGCTGGGAATGCCTATACCTGTATCTTTAACTGATAAATTAACGTGGTCTGGAAAATAGTTTAATTTAACGGTAATTGTGCCAGAAAATGTAAATTTAAAGGCATTAGATAACAAATTAAATACAATTTTTTCCCACATTTCCCGGTCAACATAAATTTCTGCGGGTAAGGGAGGACAATCAACAATTAGCTGTATTCCCGC contains:
- a CDS encoding PAS domain-containing protein, whose product is MSREQLMQRILLIDANPEDRALIVLALTQDLPGLHIEEIVNADELAQAIAERNFDLVITDYQLPWTNGLDVLQTLKAYSSNCPVIMFTNAGSEEIAVAAMKTGLDDYLIKSPVNLSRLTQAVMSVWEKTQTKLLADQALQNSERRLTTLISNLPGYVYRVANDRNYTPEFISEGVFNVTGYRQEEYLIERTISGGQKIHPDDRDRIWEMVQQAVTLQQPYEFEFRIITKSGSEKWVWERGRGIFSDNGELLCLEGFVTDITARKAAKTALQESRQLYQTLVEHSPDIIERFDTQLRHLYTSPALTKLTGIPKEVFLGKTCRELGMPEAMINSWETAAQALLETGQKQIIEFETPTLKGVRSFEMVIAPELTRDNVIESILCISRDVTERKAAQIALQLQAQQEQTLNRVVQRIRSSLDLSTIFFTTIAEITQLLGLQRTTIVQYLPERQCWQVLAAHRQDASLTDTTGLEIPDQDNPYAAQLKQLRVVQVDTLDSIQDPINLKISQLAPPAWLLTPIVVNGKIWGSLSISKPATEAPWSQKETEIAGKIADQLAIAIQQAQLYQQVQQELRDRQRAEAALQQLNQELEQRVQERTAKLQMALSAAKMGTWDWDIEKNIVHWSPEEYQLFGFQSDAQGRVLDLNGKEISPYPTFELFLNCVHPEDQDYVVQEVRQALTQGSSYDIEYRLIWRDGSMHWLYARGACVLDKQGKPVRLMGIAMDITNRKQSEAALRRSERWLQNFSQKISVVVYTMVQEANGHIWFEYISPACKSILEVTAEQAMQDASCLLKLIHPADLPKRAALMARCIQNLEPFFMEYRIITPSGRLKWLQINSQVEPRDNGAFAWHGVLLDVSDRKQAEAAIRQQARQERLLRLVTHEIRQSLDLDAILTTAVNEVRQTLQVDRVAVYRFNADWSGNFIVESVAPGWVKLVQPNIKPLWEDTYLQETQGGRYKNYETFAVADIYTVGHQDCHIAILEKFQARAYAIAPIFFGENLWGLLAVYQNAAPRSWQPWEIDLLQQIANQLAIAIQQSELYKQLQTELQERRQIEQQIRASLKEKEVLLREVYHRVKNNMQMVSSLLSLQSSSIDDPAVLKLLTESQRRVKTMALVHERLYRSENLARINFATYVEHLVSDLVRSYTSNKSNIRFVIEVSELELDLDAAVPCGLIINELISNALKYAFPNQKGEITLQFWLYDPEYYCLVVKDNGIGIPVDIDPQCTTSLGMQLIHGLVEQLGGTLQLYRQGGSQFKIFLKKRL
- a CDS encoding hybrid sensor histidine kinase/response regulator, producing MTVTGSVKILLIEDNLAEARLLQEFLKQAQSKEFSVVHVQRLQDGVKELSRNELFGAYDVILLDLTLPDSEGLSSLPKLINCLPSIPIVVLTNTNDDALAIEAVRQGAQDYLVKRQVNVDLLVRSIHYAIERKQVLESLRTTNQTLENRVEERTAELVRAKELNQFKSEFVSMLSHDIRNPLNTILLAAGLLQDNENQLTTEKKHSHFQMIRAAIKNMAQLLDEVSLIGQADSGRLQCDLICLNLEAFCLQIVDEIQLASGAKQIAVAFHSSGTIEDALWDESLLRHILGNLLTNAIKYSPPGSTVNFELIGQQNAIAFRIQDQGIGIPELDQQRLFQPFQRAGNVGSIPGTGLGLAIVKKCVDAHGGEIFVDSKVGIGTTFTVILPLLKL
- a CDS encoding response regulator — translated: MSVETEEKHKQIFLVEDNKADIRLIQEALKNSTVPHQVVTVRDGMEAMAYLRQEGEYANAPRPDLILLDLNLPKKDGREVLAEIKSDPTLKRIPVVVLTTSRNEDDIFHSYDLHVNCYITKSRNLSQLFQIVKGIEEFWLSTATLPSE
- a CDS encoding ATP-binding protein; this encodes MVSEFQAQSINVNSLKEAAIHVSSQIQPHGVLLVLGEPELKILQVSSNTWSVFGILPEEVLQKKLEDLLDPFQIQRIKAGILDGNLDYINPTKIWIRKKGDEYVVFDAVFHRNPEGILILELEPAISQENIPFLSFYHLARASINQLEKTTNLRDFCQIIVQEVRNVTGFDRVMLYKFDDDGHGSVIAEEKLDSMEPYLGLHYPESDIPKPARKLFASNFIRLIPDAHAEPVQILPINHPQSQQAIDLTNSILRNAAACHLEYLHNMGVGASLTISLIKDGQLWGLIACHHQTPKYVSYELRKACEFLGRVIFTEISTREETEDYGYQMNLTYIQSVLMEYMSQEENFIDGLVKHKPNLLNLTSAQGAAVCFGDRCTVIGETPKEEDLSFLLQWLKNNVHEEVFYTDSLPRIYPDAEKFKNVASGLLAIPISKRNYVLWFRPEVIQTVNWGGNPNEAFEVSQTEGNMRLVPRKSFELWKETVQLTSLRWKSVEIQAALELRKAIINIVLRQADELAQLAHDLERSNAELKKFAYVASHDLQEPLNQVANYVQLLEMRYEDELDEDAKEFINFAVEGVSLMQTLIDDVLAYSKVDMQAIAFGLTEVTTPLNRTLSNLRGRIHETGAMITHDPLPTVMADSTQLMQLFQNLIANAIKFRSEQPPQIHIGAERLEDEWLFSVRDNGIGLEPRFSDRIFVIFQRLHTREEYPGTGMGLAICKKIIECHRGRIWVESQLGEGATFYFTIPVGGRERERRNGRKTQTDLFGRG
- a CDS encoding dolichyl-phosphate-mannose--protein mannosyltransferase produces the protein MTNKKWFRIGLASIFLFSFALRFWGLSRFNTLVFDEVYFATFGNNYLINKPFFNAHPPLSQYIIGIGIWLGSHFHFGQEPVNGLAGSLLSPWNYRWINALTGSFIPVVVAAIAYQISHRRSFALLAGFFTACDGLFLVESRYALNNIYIVIFGLLGQWFLLLALENQKQRRALWLIASGIAFGASTGTKWNGLWFLLGAYLLWITAWLIRFLHSWTSQKSLFGSIDKAATEPLLTKVQTPLQNLTQLNIWQMISYLGIIPSIVYSLIWIPHLRLDTRFDFIEVHRQILNFHLHMGGNTPAVHPYCAAWYKWPFMTRPMAYYYQTARNFSDPLPVMGPNLPAADGQVIYDVHAMGNPFLWWFGMAAILFIATILLSKLAIPMFKNQRLAIPGNLAVDTWIALYIVINYAANLLPWVKVTRCVFIYHYICAVVFVFLAIAWFVDQCLRSYHRQLRALGVTISFMILAAFIFWMPIYLGLPLTSEGYKLRMLFNSWI